The stretch of DNA AGTTTTCCACCCTCGATCTGGTGCCGGTGCGCGAGAACGGCAGCCCGGCGCAATCGCTGCGCAACTCGCTGGACCTGGCGCAGCATGTCGAGAAATTCGGCTATACCCGCTTCTGGGTCGCCGAGCACCACAACATGGACGGCATCGCCAGTTCCGCCACTTCGGTATTGCTGGGGTATCTGGCCGGTGGTACCTCGACGATTCGCGTCGGCTCCGGCGGGGTGATGTTGCCTAACCACTCACCGCTGGTGATCGCCGAACAGTTCGGCACTCTCGAAAGCCTGTATCCGGGGCGCATCGACCTCGGGCTGGGCCGGGCACCGGGTTCCGACCAGATGACCGCCCGTGCCCTGCGCCGCGAGCGCTCTGGCAGTGCCGATGACTTTCCGGAAGACGTCGCCGAACTGGTGCGCTTCCTCGGCCCGCGTACCCCGGATCAACGGGTGATCGCCATGCCCGGAACCGGCACCAATGTGCCGATCTGGTTGCTCGGCTCCAGTCTGTTCAGTGCGCAACTGGCCGGTGAGCGCGGTTTGCCCTACGCCTTCGCCTCGCACTTCGCCCCGCGCTTTATGCACGAGGCGATCCGCGTCTATCGCAATCACTTCAAGCCATCGGCGGTGCTCGACAAGCCGTACGTGATGCTCGGCGTACCGTTGGTTGCAGCGGATACCGATGAGCAGGCGGATTACCTGGCGACTTCGGTGTACCAGCGCATTCTCGCGTTGATGCGCGGGCAGAGTCTGGTGCAGCGTCCACCGGTGAAAAGCATGGATGGCCTGTGGTTACCCCATGAGCGTGAGGCAGTGGGGGACTTCCTCGGCCTGGCAATGGTCGGCAGCCCGCAGAAGATCCGCGCGAAGCTGGAGGTGCTGGTTGAACAGACGCAGGCCGATGAGCTGATCTTCACCTGTGATCTGTATGAGCATGCCGATCGCCTGCATTCCTATGAGTTGCTGGCGCAGGTCATGAAGGGATAACACCAACCCCTGTAGGAGTGAGCCTGCTCGCGATAGCGTTTCCACAGTCACTGAGTTGTTGACTGTTACACCGCCATCGCGAGCAGGCTCACTCCTACAGGGGGAACGTGTCGCCCACAAAAAAGCCGACGCCTTCGCGTCGGCTTTTGCATTTCAGTCGCGATCAACCGCGCTTGTAGACGATTTCCTTGGCGCCGCCCTCACATTTGCCGACAACCTTGCCGCCAGCGGCCGCACCCTTGTCGGCAATCTCCAGCGAATACCCGGAAACGCCCTTGGCATCCAGCTTCGCGGCAATTTCGCTTTTCAACTCTTCACAAGGCTTGCCAGCAGCAAACGCGCCACCCGCAAGGCTCAACAAACCTACTGCCAATATGAACTTCTTCATCGGTCGCACTCCCTGGTCGGATTAAAAGAGGCGGGCATCGGGTATCCCGATGCGCTCACCTTGTAGCGCTTTGCCATTCCTATGGCACTCGGCCAGCGCGCAAGTTCAGAAGCGTAGCCCAAACTCAGCTGCTGGCAATCCGGAAGCCGACTTTGAGCGTTACCTGGAAGTGCGCAGCCTTGCCGTCCTTGATGTGGCCACGGGTGTCGACCACTTCAAACCATTCCAGGTGCTTGATGCTCTTGTTCGCTTCAGCCAGCGCATTGTTGATGGCGTCCTCGATGCTGCTGGTGGACGAGCCGACCAGTTCGACTTTCTTGTAGGTGTGATGGTCACTCATGGCGATCTCCTTGGCGTGTTGGATTGAGACTAGCAGTGATTTGCACTGTTGATTTCGGCGGCCCGGAGCAAGCGAAGTTCAGATTTTCTGCACTTTCTCAAACCGCTGAAGTCCCAACCAACACACGCCACTCATCACCAATGCAGGAGAGCCACCATGGCCAACACCTCTTTACGTAAAGCCTCGTTGCAAAGCATGGAAGCCGAGATCGAGAGTCTGCTCAAATCGTTGGAAAGCCTGAAGGACGATGCCTCGGACGAGTCGCGCAAGACCCTCAAGGCGCTGAAAAGCAATGCCGAAAGCGCGCTGAAACATTCGCGTCACCTGCTCAGCGATGCCTACGAAGAAGTCAAAGTGAAAACCCGCGAGACCGGGATCGCCACCCGTGATTACGCTCAGGAACACCCTTGGACCACCGCCGGTGTGGCGGTGGGTGCACTGGGGCTGCTGGCCGCCTACTTGCTGTTCAAGCGCGGCGAGTGATCCGTCTGGCGCAGTTCGTTCTTGAGCCACTGCGCCAGTTGCCGGGCGCGCCCGTCTGCGGCGCGCTTGGGTAGCCACAACGCCAGTTGCGCCGGGGTTTGGCAGAAACCCCACGGCGCAACCAGTCGACCAGCCTTCAAATCTTCGGCCACCAGCGGCTCTGGTGCGATCGCCACGCCTAGACCCGCGACCGCTGCCTCCAGCAAATAATACAAATGCTCGAAACCCTGTCCCAACTTCAACGCCTTGGCGTCGAGGCGGTTTTGTTGTGCCCAGCTCGGCCAGGCTTGAGGGCGAGAGGTGGTGTGCAGCAGGGGTTCGCTGAGCAAGGCTGATGCCGGTGCGGTTTGCAGGCGCTGATAACCACGGAACAGCGGGCTCATCACCGGTCCGATGCGTTCTGCCGTCAGCTCGTACACCTGCATGTCTGCCGGCCATGGTGGTTCGGCGAACAACAGCAAGGCGTCGAGTCCGGGGCGCCGTGGGTCGAGATCACCTTCACCGGCGGACAGGTGCAGGCGCAAGTCCGGCAGATCGGCATTGAGCCGGCCCAAGCGTGGGATGAACCAGCGCGCCAGCAGACTGCCAGAGCAGCCGAGCACGAACGGTGCGTCGGCGGTGTTTTGCGTCAGCTCGGCGCACACACTGCGCAACCGATCGAATGCCTCGCCGCTGGCGTCTCGCAGACGAATCCCGGCATCTGTGAGTTTCAGGCCGCGCCCATCCTTGACGAACAGGCTCACCCCCAGATGCTCTTCGAGCACTTTGAGCTGGCGGCTGACCGCGCCGTGGGTGACGTGCAGCTGTTCGGCTGCCTGACTGACGCTGTTCAGCCGGGCCGTGGCTTCAAAGGCACGCAAGGCGTTCAGCGGAGGAAGGTCATGGCTCATGGTATCTGTGAGATTTCCTGACAGGTTGTAGCGATCTTATCGGTTTTCAGCCTGGAAGGTCAGGGGTAGAGTGGACGCCATTCTCTTCTCACCCGAATTCACCTGGAGCACATCATGACCCAGACTTCGAACACCTCCAACCTGCGCAGCGGCCCTGACGATAACGGCCTGTTCGGCGCGTTCGGCGGCCGCTACGTGGCGGAAACCCTGATGCCGTTGATCCTCGATCTGGCCCGTGAATACGAAGCGGCCAAGGAAGATCCGGCGTTCAAGGAAGAGCTGGCCTACTTCCAGCGTGACTATGTCGGTCGTCCGAGCCCGCTGTACTTCGCCGAGCGTCTGACCGAGTTCTGCGGCGGCGCCAAGATCTACCTCAAGCGCGAAGAGCTGAACCACACCGGCGCGCACAAGATCAACAACTGCATCGGCCAGATCCTGCTGGCGCGACGCATGGGCAAGAAACGCATCATCGCCGAGACCGGCGCCGGCATGCACGGTGTGGCCACCGCCACCGTTGCCGCGCGTTTCGGTCTGGATTGCGTGATCTACATGGGCACCACTGACATCGAGCGTCAGCAGGCCAACGTGTTCCGCATGAAGCTGCTGGGCGCCGAAGTGATCCCGGTGGTGGCCGGCACCGGCACCCTCAAAGACGCGATGAACGAAGCCTTGCGTGACTGGGTGACCAACGTCGACAGCACCTTCTACCTGATTGGCACCGTGGCTGGCCCGCACCCGTACCCAGCGATGGTGCGCGACTTCCAGGCGGTGATCGGCAAGGAAACCCGCGAGCAGTTGCAGGCTCAGGAAGGTCGTCTGCCGGACAGTTTGGTGGCGTGCATCGGTGGCGGTTCCAACGCCATGGGCCTGTTCCACCCGTTCCTCGACGACAAGAGCGTCGAAATCATCGGGGTCGAAGCGGCCGGTTATGGTATCGAAACCGGCAAGCATGCTGCGAGCCTGAACGGCGGCGTACCGGGTGTGCTGCACGGCAACCGTACCTTCCTGCTACAAGACGACGACGGTCAGATCATCGACGCCCACTCGATTTCCGCCGGCCTCGATTACCCGGGCATTGGCCCTGAGCACGCGTGGTTGCATGACATCGGTCGTGTTCAGTACACCTCGGTGACCGACGACGAAGCCCTTGAAGCGTTTCACAAATGCTGCCGTCTGGAAGGGATCATCCCGGCACTGGAAAGCGCTCATGCGTTGGCTGAAGTATTCAAACGCGCGCCGAACCTGCCGAAGGAGCACCTGATGGTGGTCAACCTGTCGGGCCGTGGCGACAAAGACATGCAGACCGTCATGCACCATATGGAACAGTCCAAGCAGGAGAAACACTGATGAGCCGCCTGCAAACCCGCTTTGCCAAACTCAAAGAACAGAACC from Pseudomonas sp. P8_229 encodes:
- the trpB gene encoding tryptophan synthase subunit beta; protein product: MTQTSNTSNLRSGPDDNGLFGAFGGRYVAETLMPLILDLAREYEAAKEDPAFKEELAYFQRDYVGRPSPLYFAERLTEFCGGAKIYLKREELNHTGAHKINNCIGQILLARRMGKKRIIAETGAGMHGVATATVAARFGLDCVIYMGTTDIERQQANVFRMKLLGAEVIPVVAGTGTLKDAMNEALRDWVTNVDSTFYLIGTVAGPHPYPAMVRDFQAVIGKETREQLQAQEGRLPDSLVACIGGGSNAMGLFHPFLDDKSVEIIGVEAAGYGIETGKHAASLNGGVPGVLHGNRTFLLQDDDGQIIDAHSISAGLDYPGIGPEHAWLHDIGRVQYTSVTDDEALEAFHKCCRLEGIIPALESAHALAEVFKRAPNLPKEHLMVVNLSGRGDKDMQTVMHHMEQSKQEKH
- a CDS encoding dodecin, whose amino-acid sequence is MSDHHTYKKVELVGSSTSSIEDAINNALAEANKSIKHLEWFEVVDTRGHIKDGKAAHFQVTLKVGFRIASS
- a CDS encoding DUF883 family protein, whose amino-acid sequence is MANTSLRKASLQSMEAEIESLLKSLESLKDDASDESRKTLKALKSNAESALKHSRHLLSDAYEEVKVKTRETGIATRDYAQEHPWTTAGVAVGALGLLAAYLLFKRGE
- a CDS encoding DUF1161 domain-containing protein; its protein translation is MKKFILAVGLLSLAGGAFAAGKPCEELKSEIAAKLDAKGVSGYSLEIADKGAAAGGKVVGKCEGGAKEIVYKRG
- a CDS encoding LLM class flavin-dependent oxidoreductase, translated to MKQLSDVKFSTLDLVPVRENGSPAQSLRNSLDLAQHVEKFGYTRFWVAEHHNMDGIASSATSVLLGYLAGGTSTIRVGSGGVMLPNHSPLVIAEQFGTLESLYPGRIDLGLGRAPGSDQMTARALRRERSGSADDFPEDVAELVRFLGPRTPDQRVIAMPGTGTNVPIWLLGSSLFSAQLAGERGLPYAFASHFAPRFMHEAIRVYRNHFKPSAVLDKPYVMLGVPLVAADTDEQADYLATSVYQRILALMRGQSLVQRPPVKSMDGLWLPHEREAVGDFLGLAMVGSPQKIRAKLEVLVEQTQADELIFTCDLYEHADRLHSYELLAQVMKG
- a CDS encoding LysR family transcriptional regulator, whose product is MSHDLPPLNALRAFEATARLNSVSQAAEQLHVTHGAVSRQLKVLEEHLGVSLFVKDGRGLKLTDAGIRLRDASGEAFDRLRSVCAELTQNTADAPFVLGCSGSLLARWFIPRLGRLNADLPDLRLHLSAGEGDLDPRRPGLDALLLFAEPPWPADMQVYELTAERIGPVMSPLFRGYQRLQTAPASALLSEPLLHTTSRPQAWPSWAQQNRLDAKALKLGQGFEHLYYLLEAAVAGLGVAIAPEPLVAEDLKAGRLVAPWGFCQTPAQLALWLPKRAADGRARQLAQWLKNELRQTDHSPRLNSK